CCGTCAGCCGGACGTCAGGGTCTCACGGAGGGCGCGATCCGTCAAACGCCGTAGCGAAGCGGTAAAGTGACGCGAAAGGCGACACGTTCTCAGAACCATGATCGGAACCACGCTCTCGCACTACCGCATCCTCGAGAAGATCGGCGAGGGAGGGATGGGCGTCGTCTACCGCGTCCAGGACACCCGCCTGGACCGGGTCGTCGCCCTCAAGGTCCTCCGGCCGGAGTCCGTCGGCGATCCCGAGCGCAAGTGGCGCTTCGTCCGCGAGGCGAAGGCCGCGTCGGCCCTGAACCACCCGCACATCGTCACGATCCACGACGTCGACGCGGACCAGGGCGTCGACTTCATGGTCATGGAATACGTCGAGGGGACGCCGCTCAACCAGCTGATCCCCGCGGGCGGCCTGCCCGTCCGGGACGCGGTCGACATCGCCGCCCGGATCGCCTCGGCGCTCGGCGCCGCGCACGCGGCGGGCATCGTTCACCGCGACGTGAAGCCCGCGAACGTGGTCGTGGGACCGGGCGGCCGGGTGAAGGTGCTCGATTTCGGCCTCGCGAAGCTCGTCGAGAGGGGCTCGAGCCCGGACGACATGACGAGCGACTCAACCGCCACCGCCGCGTCGATCGTCGAGCGCACGCGCGAGGGCGTGATCCTCGGGACGGTGGCGTACATGTCGCCCGAGCAGGCGGAGGGGAAGCCCCTCGACGCGCGCTCGGACGTCTTCTCGCTCGGGGCCGTGATGCACGAGATGCTCACCGGCCGGCGGCCGTTCCAGGGGGACTCGTATCTCCGGACTCTGACGGCGATCCTCCGCGACGCGCCGCCGCCGCTCGGGACCGTGAGGCCCGACGTGCCCGCCGCGCTCGAGAAGATCGTCACGCGCTCGCTCGCGAAGCGTCCGGAAGACCGGTTCTCCAACGCCGGCGACGTCGAGAAGGAGCTCGCCGCGCTCGGCGGCGCTTCGACCGGGGCCGGATCGCCGCGGCCTCTCTGGAAACGCCCCGCCTTCGTCCTGACGGCCTGTGTCCTTCTTGCCGCAGCCGGCGTCGCCGCCTGGCGGATCGCCGAGACGTCGCGCGTGCGGCGCGTGCGCGAGAAGACGCTCCCGGAGATCGGCCGGCTCGTCGAGCAGCAGAAGTTCATGGACGCCTGGCGTCTCGCCCGGGAAGCCGAGAAGACGCTCCCGGACGAGGTCGCCCGCCTCCGCAAGGGAAACTGGGTGACGTTCGACGTGACGACCGACCCGCCCGGGGCGGACGTACTCTTCGCGCACTATCTCGACGGCGAGTCGGGCTGGACGCCCGCCGGCAAGACGCCGCTCAGGGAATTCAAGCTGCCCCTCGCGTACTACCGGTGGCGGTTCACGCTGCCCGGTCACCAGACGGTCGAGGCGACGACGGAGTCCCTGACGGCCACGTACCGGCTCGACGCGGTCTCGGCCGTGCCGCCGGGGATGGTGCGCGTGCCGGGTGGGCCGTTCTCGCTGCGCAGCCTCAGCGCCGTGACGCTCGGCGACTTCTGGCTGGATCGGACGGAGGTCACGAACCGCCAGTTCAAGGCGTTCGTGGACGCGGGGGGATACGCGAAGCGCGAGTACTGGAAGCAGCCGTTCTTGAAGGAAGGCCGAACGCTCTCGTTAGAGGAAGCCCTCGCCGGCTTCCGCGACGGGACGGGCCGACCGGGCCCCGCGACATGGGAGCTCGGAACTTACCCGGAGGGTCGCGAGGACTTCCCGGTCAACGGCGTCTCCTGGTACGAGGCCGCGGCCTATGCGGAGTTCGCCGGCAAGGCCCTGCCGACGGTCTACCACTGGTATCAGGCCACCGGCACCGGCAACTTCTCGGAGATCCTGCGCGTGTCCAACTTCGGCGGAAAAGGCCCGGCGCCCGTCGCGACCCACAAGGGCCTCGGCCCGTACGGGACGTACGACATGGCGGGAAACGTGAAGGAATGGTGCTGGAACGAGGCGGCGGGCCGCCGGTATCTCCTCGGCGGCGCGTTCTCGGACGCTGTCTACTCGTATTCCGAGCCGGACGCCCAGGTCGCGTTCGACCGCTCGCCCCTGAACGGGTTCCGCTGCGTCCGGTACGCTGCGCCGCCGCCCGAGGAGCAGCTCCGCGAGATCCCCGTCCTGGCGCGCAACTTCTCGAAGGAGAAGCCCGTCGCCGACGACGTCTTCCGCGTCTTCCAGGGCTTCTACGCGTACGACAAGAGCCCGCTCGACGTGAAGAGCGAGGGGGTGGACGACGCCTCTCCATATTGGAAGAAGGAGAAGGTCAGCTATCTCGCCGCGTCCGGCGGCGAGCGAATCCCCGCGTTCCTCTTCCTGCCGAAGAACGCGCGCCCGCCTTACCAGACCGTCGTCTACTTCCCGAGCAGCCAGGCTCGCGTCATCCCGTCGAGCGCGGACCTCGACATGCGCTTTGTCGACTTCGTGATCCGGAGCGGCCGGGCGCTACTCCACCCGATCTACAAAGACACGTACGAGCGGCGCCTCGCCGTGCGGCCGTCGGGCCCGGCTTCCTTCCGCGATCTCCGGATCCAGTGGTCGAAGGAGCTCGGCCGCTCGATCGACTTCATCGAGACGCGGCGGGAGCTCGACGCGAAGTCGATCGCGTTCTACGGCTTGAGCCTCGGCGCGATCGACGGCGTCATCTTCGTCGCGCTGGAGCCGCGCGTCAGGACGGCGATCCTGGCCGCGGGAGGGCTCCGGTTTCTGCGGGTCGCGCCGGAGGTCGAGCCCTTCAACTTCGCGCCGCGCATCCGGATCCCGGTCCTCCTCGTCGCAGGCCGGTACGACTTCGGGCACCCGTACGAAACGACCCAGGTTCCCCTCTTCCGGGCGCTCGGGACGCCGGAGAAGGAAAAGAAACACGTGACGTTCGAGGGCGGCCACATCCCGCCGAGGATCCAGTCCCTCGTCAAGGAGATCCTCGACTGGCTGGACCGGACTCTCGGCCCCGTCCGTCCGGGTTAAGGCGGCGCCGGCCTCGTCTCGACGACGTCGACGAGCGGGCTCGAGAGGAGCCGCCGCGCGGGGCCGACTCGGGAGGCGAGCGCCGTCGCGGCGCGCGACCCGCGCGGCAGGACGAAGACGGCGGGTCGTGCGGGCGACGCGAGGAGGGCCTCCGCCTCGCGCGCGAGAGTCTCGTCGGGAATCTCTTCTTCGCGGTACCAGCCCGGGTGGGCTGCGACGGCGGACGGGAAGAGGACGACGCGTCCCGGCGCGCCCAGACGCGCGAGGCGGTAGTCCAGCTCCGGACCCCAGTAGCCGGCCGCCGCGATGGTCTTCCCGGCGCGCGCCGGCGCCGCGACGAGCCGCGCGAGCGTCTCTCCGTGCGAAGGACCGGGGAGATCGGGCAGCACGCGGACGAGGAACGCGAGGGCGACCGTCCCGGCGGCCAGCGGCACGGCGGCCGGCGCCGACGCGAGGAGGAGCGCGACGAACGGCAGGAACATGACGGCCGTCCGTCCGGGGAGGACCAGTGCGCCGGTCGCGAGCTCACCGAGCGCGAGAAGGACGAGCGAGCCGCCGAGGACGAGGGCGACGGGAGAGAGGACTCCGCGCCTCTCGCGCACGAGGAGTGCCGCGAGAAGGACGCCGCCGAGGACGGCGAGGGGGAGGGTCAGAGCGCCGAAGGGCTCGACGCCGAAGCCGAGGTTCGCGGGAAGATCGCGCGACGCTCCCGCGAACGCTTCGGTGCGTGCCCACGCCATGGACGCGGCGGGCTGGGCGAGCGCGACGGGAGCCCACGGCGCGGCGAGAAGGACGGCCGCCGTGCCGGACAGGAGAAGCGCCCGTCGCGCCGCCGGGCGGGCGCCGAGCGTGAGAAGCGCGAGCGCCGCCACGGGAAAGACCGCGAGGTAGTGCGTGAGGACGGCCGCGGCTGCGGCGAACGCGAGAGCGGCGCCCGTCCCGAAGCGCGGCCGCTCGCGCAGCGCGAGCGCGCGCTCGAACGCGAGGAGCGCGAGAAGGGACGCGAGCGCGTACCCGCGTCCCTCGACGCCGTAGAGGACCGCGAGCGGGAAGACGGCGTAGAGGGCGGCCGCGACGAGTCCCGCCGTGGGGCGAGAGAGCCGCCTGCCGACGAGGTAGAGCAGCGGCAGGTGCAGAAGGGACGCGACGAGGGAAAGCAGGCGCACGACGACGTCGCCCGCTCCCGGAGCCGGGAAGGGCAGGAGCAGGACGTGCGCCGCGAAGTAGTGGAGCGGCGGGCCGGAGTCCACCCGCAGCGCCGCGAGGATCTCCGGGACGCTCCGGCGCGCGACCGTCAGCGTGAAGATCTCGTCCGCCCAGAGAGGGCGCGCGAAGACCGCCCACGCGCGCGCGAGGACGCCGGCCGCGAACGCGGCGGCGAGCGCCAGGCGGGCGGTCTTGCTCAAGCCGGGAAAGCCTAGCACCCGCGATGGCGGCCGATCAGAAGCCTTTCGCGGCGAGGAGAGCGGCGAAGTCGGCGAGGCGGGCCGAGTAGCCCCACTCGTTGTCGTACCACACGAGGACCTTTGCGACACGCTGGGCGAGGACCATCGTGGAGTCCCGATCGACGATCGCCGAATGCGAGTCGCCGAGGATGTCGCGCGAGACGAGCGCCTCGTCGGCGACCCGGAGGATCCCCTTGAGGGCTGGCGTCGCGGCGGCCGCCGAAAGCGCGGCGTTGATCGAGTCCGGCGTGACGTCCTTCTGAAGCGTCGCGACGATGTCCGTGATCGAGCCGTCGGGGACGGGGACCCGGAGCGCCATCCCGTCCATCTTCCCCTTCAGCTCGGGGATGACGAGGGCCGTGGCCTTCGCGGCGCCCGTGGACGTCGGGACGATCGAGAGCGCGGCGGCGCGGCCGCGGCGGCGCTTCCTCGTCGGGGCGTCCATGAGGGACTGGCTCGACGTGTAGGCGTGGACGGTCGTGATCATGAGGTGCTCGATGCCGAAGGAATCGTTCAGCACCTTGGCGACGGGGGCGAGCGAGTTCGTCGTGCAGGAGGCCATCGAGACGACGTGGTGCTTGCCGGGGTCGTACGTGTGCCCGTTCACGCCGAGGACGAACGTGCCGTCCGGGTCGTCGGCCGGCGCCGAGATCACGACTTTCTTCGCGCCGCCCGCGAGGTGCTTGGCGGCGTCGGCCCTCTTGCGGAAGGCGCCCGAGCACTCGAACACGACGTCGGCGCCGGAGGCGCCCCACGGGAGCGCGGCCGGGTCCTTCGAGGTGAAGAACGGGATCTTCACGCCGTCCACGACGAGCTCCTTGTCCGTGTGCGAGACGCGGTGGTCCCACCAGCCGTGGACGGAGTCGTACTTGAGGAGGTAGGCGAGGTCGCCGAGGTCGGCGAGGTCGTTGATGCCCGCGACCGTGCCGCCGCGCTGAAGAATGTTCTTGAAGAGGCAGCGGCCGATGCGGCCGAAGCCGTTGATGCCGACGCGAACCGGAGTCGTCATGAAACAAAACCTCCGGGGCCGCGCATGGGTGCGGGCCCCGGAGAGATCTTAAGGGCGGGAGCTTTTGCCGGCCTGAGGCGGGTGCATCAGTCCGTCACTTCTTCGACGCGACCGTCAGGGGGGCCGGGGTGGGCGGCACGGGGTCGGGGACTAGGTTCGAGACGGGCGGAATCGTCCGGAGGAACGCGTAGATTGACTTGAGGTCCTCGTCGTTGAGGTTGCGGAACGCGGGCCACGGCATGGGCGGCAGGATCTCGCGGGAAACCCCGAAGTGCTTGCCGAGGCGGATGGCCTTCACGAAATCCTCTTCGCGCCAGATGCCCATTCCGGTGTTCTGGTCGGGCGTGAGGTTCGCGGCGTAGCTGACGCCCCAGGGGCCGGCGAACGCCGTGTTCGTCGCGGCGGCCGTCCAGAGCCACGGACCCTGCGCGGCCGGAGCGGGAGGCAGCTTCAGGGCGGACGGGTGCCCGGAGAGCATGCGCGTCATGTCGGGCTCGGGACCCTTCGGGCCCATCTGCCACGGCGTGTGGCAGTCGTTGCAGCCCATGGCCGAGACCAGGTACTTGCCGCGCTCGACGCGTGTCGTCTGCGCGTCCCTGCGGGAGGCCTGGGCGGCGGGTGCGGCGAAGAGGATCGCGACGGCGGCGGCGAGGCCGGCGCCCGCGGCGACGGCGATGGCGGAGCGGGAGGTCGTGCGGTTCATGGTCTTCCTTCCTTTCGTGTTCGCGTGGCGCTTTCGAATCGTTCAGGCGGCGGCGGCGTGGGCGAGCGCGGCGGCGAGCGCCTGCTGGCCCGGTGCGGTGACGCGTCCCTCGAGCGGGAACGAGGCGGCGCGGGCGATCACGCGGCCCGCGGCGGGCGCCGCGACGGGCGGCAGGTGTCCGCTCAGGAGCCAGGAGATCTCGAGGTCCGCGTACGCCTTCAGGGACGACGCGTAGCGGTCGGGCCGCGTGTCGGCGAGCCAGGGGGAGTTCGCGCGGCAGAAGACGGACATCCCCTCGAGGACGGCTTTCTCGTCCACGTCCGCGAACGTCTCGGCCATCGCCGGAACGAACGCGCCGAACGCGTCCGAGGTGAAGAGCGCGCGGCTCTTCGAGTCGAAGAACGTCGTCGTGGACGGGTCGTCGTACATCGGAGGGCGTAGCGCGTGGAGGACGCGGTCGCCGACCGCGAGCGCCTCGCCGGGGTTCACCCACGTGACGCGCGGCATCGGCGGGTCGAAGTTCGCCGACAGCTTGCCCGTCGAGAGCCAGTTCATCGCGAGCCGCGCCTTCGGGGCGCGATCGAGGAGGAGCTCGAGGGCGCCGGTGTGGTCGTCGTCCGCGTGCGTGACGACGATCCACGCGAGGTCCCCGGGGTCGAGGACGCTCTCGAGCGCCTCGACGAAGCCCGCGCGGTTACGGACCGCGCCGGTGTCGACGAGGACTGGCTGCTTTCCGAGCAGGAGGTACGACGCGATCGGGAGGAAGCCGCGGCCCGGCACGGGCGCGGCCTGCGTCAGGACGACGAGATCGGGGTGGAGGCGGTGAGTCGTGGTGACGGCGGCGGCGGCGGTGTTCATGGTGTTCTCCTTCGTTGACGCCGCAAACGTGCGGCGGGCACGAAGAGGCCGCCACCTAAGAAGTCGCTAGGGAGACCGTGAGAACTTCCTACGTTTCCTAAGCGTTTCCTAAGCGGTAATCTTCGAGTCGTGAGATCGATTCTCGAAAGTCTGCCCCGCATCCTCGCGGGGCACGACGCCATCGCGGTCGGAACGCGGGACGCCGACCTGCGGCCGGGCTGCTCCCTGGCGGCGGGAGCGGCGTTCCCGGACGCCGAACACATGACCGTCTACGTGCCCGAGACGACGGGGATCGAGACGCTCCTCCACCTCGAGGCGAACGGAATGATCGCGGTCGTCTTCGAGGAGATCTCGACCCATCACACGATCCAGGTGAAGGGCCGCGTCACGGAGATCCGTCCGGCCCGGGAGAACGAACGCGAGATCGTCGAGAAGTCGATCGGCGGGTTCTTCGCGCAGGTGGAGGCGTTCGGCGGCCGGCCGAGCGTCGTGCGCAAGAAGAGGCGGTGGCCGTGCCGCGCCGTCACGTTCGCCGTCTCGGACGTCTTCGAGCAGACGCCGGGCCCGAAGGCCGGGACGCCGTTTGCCGGGGAGGGCGCCCGATGACGCCGCGCCTTCCGGACCTCATGCGCTGCTTCCAGGGGATCATCCCGTGCGCGATCGCGACGTGCTCGGCGGATGGCGTCCCGAACGTGACGTACATCAGCCAGCTCCACTACGTGGGCCCGGCCCACCTCGCGGTCTCCTGCCAGTTCTTCAACAAGACGAAGCGGAACCTCGAGGAGAACCCGTACGCGACCGTCGAGTTCTGGGACCCCGTGACGTTTCAGGCTTTCCGCGCGGGCCTGAGGTACGTGCGCTCCGAGACGTCGGGAAGGCTCTTCGAGACGATGGCGCACCGGATCGAGGTCATCGGGTCGCACACGGGCATGGCCGGGCGTCTTCAAGCTGCGCTCGGCGGACGTCTGCGAAGTGCTCTGGCTGAAGGAGGTCGAGGGATTCCTCGACGAGGACGCCCAGCTGCCCGAGGAGCCGATCGCGGACGGGCCGATGAACGAGTTCCGCGCCCTGTCGCTCGTGTCGGCGCGCATCAACCGCGCGCGTGACCTCGAGACCCTCTACCGGGACGTCCTCGACGCTCTCGAAGAAGTCTTCCGCTTCCGCCACTCCATCGTCTTCCTCGCGGACGAGAAGGCGGGGACGCTCGTCGCGATCGCGAGCCACGGCTACGGCGAGAGCGGAATCGGCGCCGAGGTCCGCATGGGCGACGGGCTCGTCGGGTACGTCGCCGCCAAGCGCGTCCCGATCCGCCTCTCGGGCATGGACCAGCTGCTGCGCTACGGCCGCGCGGTCCGCGGCCGCGTCGAGGTCGCGGGCGACGCGTCCGGTCTCTCCGCCGAGATCCCGCTGCCGGGGCTTCCGGACGCCGAGAGCCAGCTCGCGCTCCCGCTCGTCGTCGAGGACCGGCTGCTCGGAGTCCTCGCCATCGAGAGCCGCAACCCGCTCGCGTGCGCGGAATGGCACGAGGCGTTCCTCTCCGTTCTCGCGAACCAGATCGCGATCGGGATCGACCGGCTCTCCGAGGCCGACGAGGAGCCGGCGCCCTCCGAGCCGTGTCCCGTGCCGGCGCCTCCGGAAGGCCCGTCGCGCGCCTTCGTTTACTTCCGGAACGACGACTGTGTTTTCGTGGACGGCGAGTACCTCATCCGCAA
This Acidobacteriota bacterium DNA region includes the following protein-coding sequences:
- a CDS encoding protein kinase translates to MIGTTLSHYRILEKIGEGGMGVVYRVQDTRLDRVVALKVLRPESVGDPERKWRFVREAKAASALNHPHIVTIHDVDADQGVDFMVMEYVEGTPLNQLIPAGGLPVRDAVDIAARIASALGAAHAAGIVHRDVKPANVVVGPGGRVKVLDFGLAKLVERGSSPDDMTSDSTATAASIVERTREGVILGTVAYMSPEQAEGKPLDARSDVFSLGAVMHEMLTGRRPFQGDSYLRTLTAILRDAPPPLGTVRPDVPAALEKIVTRSLAKRPEDRFSNAGDVEKELAALGGASTGAGSPRPLWKRPAFVLTACVLLAAAGVAAWRIAETSRVRRVREKTLPEIGRLVEQQKFMDAWRLAREAEKTLPDEVARLRKGNWVTFDVTTDPPGADVLFAHYLDGESGWTPAGKTPLREFKLPLAYYRWRFTLPGHQTVEATTESLTATYRLDAVSAVPPGMVRVPGGPFSLRSLSAVTLGDFWLDRTEVTNRQFKAFVDAGGYAKREYWKQPFLKEGRTLSLEEALAGFRDGTGRPGPATWELGTYPEGREDFPVNGVSWYEAAAYAEFAGKALPTVYHWYQATGTGNFSEILRVSNFGGKGPAPVATHKGLGPYGTYDMAGNVKEWCWNEAAGRRYLLGGAFSDAVYSYSEPDAQVAFDRSPLNGFRCVRYAAPPPEEQLREIPVLARNFSKEKPVADDVFRVFQGFYAYDKSPLDVKSEGVDDASPYWKKEKVSYLAASGGERIPAFLFLPKNARPPYQTVVYFPSSQARVIPSSADLDMRFVDFVIRSGRALLHPIYKDTYERRLAVRPSGPASFRDLRIQWSKELGRSIDFIETRRELDAKSIAFYGLSLGAIDGVIFVALEPRVRTAILAAGGLRFLRVAPEVEPFNFAPRIRIPVLLVAGRYDFGHPYETTQVPLFRALGTPEKEKKHVTFEGGHIPPRIQSLVKEILDWLDRTLGPVRPG
- a CDS encoding glycosyltransferase family 39 protein; the encoded protein is MSKTARLALAAAFAAGVLARAWAVFARPLWADEIFTLTVARRSVPEILAALRVDSGPPLHYFAAHVLLLPFPAPGAGDVVVRLLSLVASLLHLPLLYLVGRRLSRPTAGLVAAALYAVFPLAVLYGVEGRGYALASLLALLAFERALALRERPRFGTGAALAFAAAAAVLTHYLAVFPVAALALLTLGARPAARRALLLSGTAAVLLAAPWAPVALAQPAASMAWARTEAFAGASRDLPANLGFGVEPFGALTLPLAVLGGVLLAALLVRERRGVLSPVALVLGGSLVLLALGELATGALVLPGRTAVMFLPFVALLLASAPAAVPLAAGTVALAFLVRVLPDLPGPSHGETLARLVAAPARAGKTIAAAGYWGPELDYRLARLGAPGRVVLFPSAVAAHPGWYREEEIPDETLAREAEALLASPARPAVFVLPRGSRAATALASRVGPARRLLSSPLVDVVETRPAPP
- the gap gene encoding type I glyceraldehyde-3-phosphate dehydrogenase codes for the protein MTTPVRVGINGFGRIGRCLFKNILQRGGTVAGINDLADLGDLAYLLKYDSVHGWWDHRVSHTDKELVVDGVKIPFFTSKDPAALPWGASGADVVFECSGAFRKRADAAKHLAGGAKKVVISAPADDPDGTFVLGVNGHTYDPGKHHVVSMASCTTNSLAPVAKVLNDSFGIEHLMITTVHAYTSSQSLMDAPTRKRRRGRAAALSIVPTSTGAAKATALVIPELKGKMDGMALRVPVPDGSITDIVATLQKDVTPDSINAALSAAAATPALKGILRVADEALVSRDILGDSHSAIVDRDSTMVLAQRVAKVLVWYDNEWGYSARLADFAALLAAKGF
- a CDS encoding c-type cytochrome, whose product is MNRTTSRSAIAVAAGAGLAAAVAILFAAPAAQASRRDAQTTRVERGKYLVSAMGCNDCHTPWQMGPKGPEPDMTRMLSGHPSALKLPPAPAAQGPWLWTAAATNTAFAGPWGVSYAANLTPDQNTGMGIWREEDFVKAIRLGKHFGVSREILPPMPWPAFRNLNDEDLKSIYAFLRTIPPVSNLVPDPVPPTPAPLTVASKK
- a CDS encoding MBL fold metallo-hydrolase, which gives rise to MNTAAAAVTTTHRLHPDLVVLTQAAPVPGRGFLPIASYLLLGKQPVLVDTGAVRNRAGFVEALESVLDPGDLAWIVVTHADDDHTGALELLLDRAPKARLAMNWLSTGKLSANFDPPMPRVTWVNPGEALAVGDRVLHALRPPMYDDPSTTTFFDSKSRALFTSDAFGAFVPAMAETFADVDEKAVLEGMSVFCRANSPWLADTRPDRYASSLKAYADLEISWLLSGHLPPVAAPAAGRVIARAASFPLEGRVTAPGQQALAAALAHAAAA
- a CDS encoding pyridoxamine 5'-phosphate oxidase family protein, whose protein sequence is MRSILESLPRILAGHDAIAVGTRDADLRPGCSLAAGAAFPDAEHMTVYVPETTGIETLLHLEANGMIAVVFEEISTHHTIQVKGRVTEIRPARENEREIVEKSIGGFFAQVEAFGGRPSVVRKKRRWPCRAVTFAVSDVFEQTPGPKAGTPFAGEGAR